A window of the Butyricimonas faecalis genome harbors these coding sequences:
- the tet(Q) gene encoding tetracycline resistance ribosomal protection protein Tet(Q) gives MNIINLGILAHIDAGKTSVTENLLFASGATEKCGRVDNGDTITDSMDIEKRRGITVRASTTSIIWNGVKCNIIDTPGHMDFIAEVERTFKMLDGAVLILSAKEGIQAQTKLLFSTLQKLQIPTIIFINKIDRAGVNLERLYMDIKTNLSQDVLFMQTVVDGSVYPVCSQTYIKEEYKEFVCNHDDDILERYLADSEISPADYWNTIIALVAKAKVYPVLHGSAMFNIGINELLDAISSFILPPASVSNRLSAYLYKIEHDPKGHKRSFLKIIDGSLRLRDVVRINDSEKFIKIKNLKTIYQGREINVDEVGANDIAIVEDIEDFRIGDYLGAKPCLIQGLSHQHPALKSSVRPNKPEERSKVISALNTLWIEDPSLSFSINSYSDELEISLYGLTQKEIIQTLLEERFSVKVHFDEIKTIYKERPIKKVNKIIQIEVPPNPYWATIGLTLEPLPLGAGLQIESDISYGYLNHSFQNAVFEGIRMSCQSGLHGWEVTDLKVTFTQAEYYSPVSTPADFRQLTPYVFRLALQQSGVDILEPMLCFELQIPQVASSKAITDLQKLMSEIEDISCNNEWCHIKGKVPLNTSKDYASEVSSYTKGLGIFMVKPCGYQITKDGYSDNIRMNEKDKLLFMFQKSMSLK, from the coding sequence ATGAATATTATAAATTTAGGAATTCTTGCTCACATTGATGCAGGAAAAACTTCCGTAACCGAGAATCTGCTGTTTGCCAGTGGAGCAACGGAAAAGTGCGGCCGTGTGGATAATGGTGACACCATAACGGACTCTATGGATATAGAGAAACGTAGAGGAATTACTGTCCGGGCTTCTACGACATCTATTATCTGGAATGGAGTGAAATGCAATATCATTGACACTCCGGGACACATGGATTTTATTGCGGAAGTGGAGCGGACATTCAAAATGCTTGATGGAGCAGTCCTCATCTTATCCGCAAAGGAAGGCATACAAGCGCAGACAAAGTTGCTGTTCAGTACTTTACAAAAGCTGCAAATCCCGACAATTATATTTATCAATAAGATTGACCGTGCCGGTGTGAATTTGGAGCGTTTGTATATGGATATAAAAACAAATCTGTCGCAAGATGTCCTGTTTATGCAAACTGTTGTCGATGGATCGGTTTATCCGGTTTGCTCCCAAACATATATAAAGGAAGAATACAAAGAATTTGTATGCAACCATGACGACGATATATTAGAACGATATTTGGCGGATAGCGAAATTTCACCGGCTGATTATTGGAATACGATAATCGCTCTTGTGGCAAAAGCCAAAGTCTATCCGGTGCTACATGGATCAGCAATGTTCAATATCGGTATCAATGAGTTGTTGGACGCCATTTCTTCTTTTATACTTCCTCCGGCATCAGTCTCAAACAGACTTTCAGCTTATCTCTATAAGATAGAGCATGACCCCAAAGGGCATAAAAGAAGTTTTCTTAAAATAATTGACGGAAGTCTGAGACTTCGAGACGTTGTAAGAATCAACGATTCGGAAAAATTCATCAAGATTAAAAATCTAAAGACTATTTATCAGGGCAGAGAGATAAATGTTGATGAAGTGGGTGCCAATGATATCGCGATTGTAGAAGATATAGAAGATTTTCGAATCGGAGATTATTTAGGTGCTAAACCTTGTTTGATTCAAGGATTATCTCATCAGCATCCCGCTCTCAAATCCTCCGTCCGGCCAAATAAGCCCGAAGAGAGAAGCAAGGTGATATCCGCTCTGAATACATTGTGGATTGAAGACCCGTCTTTGTCCTTTTCCATAAACTCATATAGTGATGAATTGGAAATCTCGTTATATGGTTTGACCCAAAAGGAAATCATACAGACATTGCTGGAAGAACGATTTTCCGTAAAGGTCCATTTTGATGAGATCAAGACTATCTACAAAGAACGACCTATAAAAAAGGTCAATAAGATTATTCAGATCGAAGTACCACCCAACCCTTACTGGGCCACAATAGGGCTGACTCTTGAACCCTTACCGTTAGGGGCAGGGTTGCAAATCGAAAGTGACATCTCCTATGGTTATCTGAACCATTCTTTTCAAAATGCCGTTTTTGAAGGGATTCGTATGTCTTGCCAATCTGGTTTACATGGATGGGAAGTGACAGATCTGAAAGTAACTTTTACTCAAGCCGAGTATTATAGCCCGGTAAGTACACCTGCTGATTTCAGACAGCTGACCCCTTATGTCTTCAGGCTGGCTTTGCAACAGTCAGGTGTGGACATTCTCGAACCGATGCTCTGTTTTGAGTTGCAGATACCCCAAGTAGCGAGTTCCAAAGCTATTACAGATTTGCAAAAACTGATGTCTGAGATTGAAGACATCAGTTGTAATAATGAGTGGTGTCATATTAAAGGGAAAGTTCCATTAAATACAAGTAAAGACTATGCCTCAGAAGTAAGTTCGTACACTAAGGGCTTAGGCATTTTTATGGTTAAGCCATGTGGGTATCAAATAACAAAAGACGGTTATTCTGATAATATCCGCATGAACGAAAAAGATAAACTTTTATTCATGTTCCAAAAATCAATGTCATTAAAATAA
- a CDS encoding sigma-54-dependent transcriptional regulator, producing the protein MNKTKIIVVEDNIVYCEYVCNMLSREGYRNMKAYHLSTAKKHLQQATDNDIVVADLRLPDGSGIDLLCWMRKEGKMQPFIIMTDYAEVNTAVESMKLGSIDYIPKQLVEDKLVPLIRSILKERQAGQRRMPIFAREGSAFQKIMHRIRLVAATDMSVMIFGENGTGKEHIAHLLHDKSKRAGKPFVAVDCGSLSKELAPSAFFGHVKGAFTGADNAKKGYFHEAEGGTLFLDEVGNLALETQQMLLRAIQERRYRPVGDKADRNFNVRIIAATNEDLEVSVNEKRFRQDLLYRLHDFGITVPPLRDCQEDIMPLAEFFRDMANRELECSVSGFSSEARKALLTHAWPGNVRELRQKVMGAVLQAQEGVVMKEHLELAVTKPTSTVSFALRNDAEDKERILRALKQANGNRSVAAELLGIGRTTLYSKLEEYGLKYKFKQS; encoded by the coding sequence ATGAATAAGACAAAAATAATTGTGGTGGAAGACAACATCGTGTATTGCGAATATGTCTGCAATATGCTGTCACGGGAGGGCTACCGCAATATGAAGGCTTACCACCTCTCAACCGCGAAGAAACATCTGCAACAGGCAACAGATAATGATATCGTGGTTGCCGACCTGCGTCTGCCTGACGGCAGTGGCATAGACCTTTTGTGCTGGATGCGAAAGGAGGGAAAGATGCAGCCCTTCATCATTATGACCGACTACGCCGAAGTTAATACCGCCGTGGAAAGCATGAAACTCGGCTCGATAGACTATATTCCCAAACAGCTTGTGGAGGATAAACTTGTCCCCCTGATCCGTTCCATACTGAAAGAACGTCAGGCAGGACAACGCCGTATGCCTATATTCGCCCGTGAAGGTTCCGCCTTTCAGAAAATCATGCACCGCATAAGGCTGGTAGCCGCCACCGATATGAGCGTGATGATATTTGGTGAGAACGGCACGGGCAAGGAGCATATTGCCCACCTGTTGCATGACAAGAGCAAACGTGCAGGCAAGCCATTTGTGGCGGTGGACTGCGGTTCACTCTCCAAAGAGCTTGCACCGTCGGCTTTCTTCGGACACGTCAAAGGTGCATTTACAGGTGCGGACAATGCCAAGAAAGGATATTTCCATGAGGCGGAAGGCGGCACGTTGTTTCTGGACGAGGTAGGAAACCTCGCGTTGGAAACCCAACAGATGTTGCTCCGTGCCATACAGGAGAGGCGGTATCGCCCGGTCGGAGACAAGGCAGACCGGAATTTCAATGTCCGCATCATCGCTGCTACCAATGAAGATTTGGAGGTATCGGTGAATGAAAAGCGTTTTCGGCAGGATCTTCTGTACCGCCTGCACGACTTCGGGATAACCGTTCCTCCGTTGCGTGACTGTCAAGAAGACATTATGCCGCTGGCAGAGTTCTTCCGTGATATGGCAAACAGAGAGCTGGAGTGTAGCGTGAGCGGGTTCAGTTCCGAAGCACGTAAAGCGTTGCTGACACACGCATGGCCGGGCAACGTGCGGGAACTTCGGCAGAAAGTTATGGGTGCTGTATTGCAGGCGCAGGAAGGTGTTGTCATGAAAGAGCATCTGGAACTTGCCGTGACGAAACCGACCTCTACTGTCAGCTTCGCCTTGCGCAATGACGCGGAGGATAAGGAGCGGATATTGCGTGCGTTGAAACAGGCAAACGGCAACCGGAGTGTCGCCGCAGAACTGCTCGGCATAGGCAGGACAACACTATACAGCAAACTTGAAGAGTATGGACTTAAATATAAATTCAAGCAATCATAG
- a CDS encoding dihydrofolate reductase family protein, with product MGKVQILAVLTMDGCLSSELYDKAHQDLCLDRCGLDEIRKKAFYRVTPDYSISMLHEWRKDCTNIRYLAEATPDTADYINGLLRMHAVDEIILYTVPFISGSGRHFFKSALPEQHWTLSSLKSYPNGVCRIIYILDKKAR from the coding sequence ATGGGTAAAGTTCAGATTCTCGCCGTACTGACGATGGACGGATGTCTTTCTTCAGAGTTATATGATAAAGCACATCAGGATTTGTGCCTTGACCGTTGCGGTCTTGATGAAATCAGGAAGAAAGCCTTTTACCGTGTGACACCGGACTATTCCATTTCAATGCTGCACGAATGGAGAAAAGACTGCACAAACATCCGTTACCTCGCGGAAGCCACACCGGACACGGCAGACTATATAAACGGACTGCTGCGGATGCACGCTGTGGATGAAATCATACTATACACCGTTCCTTTCATATCCGGAAGCGGACGACATTTTTTTAAGTCGGCTCTGCCAGAGCAACACTGGACGCTTTCCTCTTTGAAAAGCTATCCCAACGGTGTATGTCGCATTATCTATATCCTTGATAAAAAAGCAAGATAG
- a CDS encoding hybrid sensor histidine kinase/response regulator produces the protein MERSGNFYKAIRLGYILISILIGCMAYNSLYEWQEIEALELGNKKIDELRKEINNINIQMIKFSLLGETILEWNDKDIEHYHARRMAMDSMLCRFKATYPAERIDSVRSLLEDKERQMFQIVRLMDEQQSINKKIANQIPVIVQKSVQEQSKKPKRKGFLGIFGKKKEVTPAVSTTILHSVNRNVISEQKVQDRQLSEQADSLAARNAELNRQLQELICQIEEKVQTELQSRENEIVAMREKSFMQVGGLMGFVLLLLLISYIIIHRDAKSIKQYKHKTTDLIRQLEQSVQRNEALITSRKKAVHTITHELRTPLTAITGYAGLIRKEQCEDKSGQYIQNILQSSDRMRDMLNTLLDFFRLDNGKEQPRLSPCRISAITHTLETEFMPVAVNKGLSLSVKTGHDAIVLTDKERIIQIGNNLLSNAVKFTEEGGVSLITEYDNGVLTLVVEDTGTGMTEEEQKQAFGAFERLSNAAAKEGFGLGLAIMRNIVSMLGGTIRLDSKKGKGSRFTVEISMQEAEEQLGYTSNTPVYHNNKFHDVVAIDNDEVLLLMLKEMYSQEGIHCDTCTDAAALMEMIRQKEYSLLLTDLNMPDINGFELLELLRSSNVGNSPTIPVVVATASGSCNKGELLAKGFAGCLFKPFSISELMEVSDRCAIKATPDGKPDFSALLSYGNEAVMLEKLITETEKEMQAVRDAAKEKDLQKLDSLIHHLRSSWEVLRADQPLNVLYGLLRGDALPDGEALSHAVTAVLDKGVEIIRLAEEERRKYEDE, from the coding sequence ATGGAGCGGTCAGGAAATTTCTATAAGGCAATACGGTTGGGATATATACTTATCTCCATTCTTATCGGATGTATGGCATATAATAGCCTCTATGAATGGCAGGAGATAGAAGCATTAGAACTTGGCAATAAAAAAATAGACGAGCTCCGAAAAGAAATAAACAATATCAATATTCAAATGATAAAATTTTCTCTATTGGGTGAAACAATACTGGAATGGAACGATAAAGATATCGAGCATTACCATGCACGGCGTATGGCAATGGACAGTATGCTCTGCCGTTTCAAGGCCACCTATCCAGCAGAGCGCATCGATAGTGTGCGCAGTCTTTTAGAGGATAAGGAACGACAGATGTTCCAGATAGTCCGGTTAATGGATGAACAACAATCTATTAACAAGAAGATAGCCAATCAAATTCCGGTTATTGTACAGAAAAGTGTGCAGGAACAGTCCAAAAAGCCAAAACGAAAAGGTTTCTTAGGCATATTCGGCAAAAAAAAGGAAGTAACTCCAGCAGTATCAACCACTATCCTTCATTCGGTCAATAGAAACGTAATCAGCGAACAGAAAGTGCAGGATCGCCAATTGTCGGAACAAGCCGACAGCCTTGCAGCTCGTAATGCAGAACTTAACAGACAACTGCAAGAATTGATTTGCCAAATAGAAGAAAAGGTACAAACCGAACTGCAAAGCCGGGAAAACGAAATAGTTGCCATGCGTGAAAAGTCATTTATGCAAGTAGGCGGTTTAATGGGATTCGTTCTTCTATTGTTGTTAATTTCCTACATCATCATACATCGTGATGCAAAAAGCATTAAACAATACAAGCACAAGACAACTGATTTGATAAGGCAACTGGAACAATCCGTACAACGGAACGAGGCACTGATAACGTCAAGGAAGAAGGCGGTACATACTATCACCCATGAACTGCGCACACCGCTGACAGCAATAACAGGCTATGCCGGACTGATACGGAAAGAACAGTGTGAGGATAAGTCCGGGCAGTATATCCAAAACATACTGCAATCCTCCGACCGTATGCGGGATATGCTTAACACTTTGCTTGACTTCTTCCGCCTGGACAACGGCAAGGAACAGCCCCGTCTGTCACCCTGCCGGATTTCAGCAATCACGCACACACTTGAAACGGAGTTCATGCCTGTTGCCGTGAACAAAGGGCTGTCCTTGTCCGTGAAGACTGGACACGATGCCATTGTATTGACCGACAAAGAGCGAATAATACAAATCGGGAATAACCTGCTGTCAAACGCTGTCAAGTTCACAGAAGAAGGCGGTGTTTCTTTGATTACTGAATATGATAATGGAGTTCTGACACTGGTCGTTGAAGATACAGGTACAGGCATGACAGAAGAGGAACAGAAACAAGCGTTCGGTGCGTTTGAACGTCTATCAAATGCCGCCGCAAAGGAGGGTTTCGGGCTTGGGCTTGCCATAATGCGTAATATTGTGTCGATGCTTGGCGGAACAATCCGTTTAGACAGCAAGAAAGGGAAAGGCAGTCGTTTCACAGTTGAAATTTCTATGCAGGAAGCTGAAGAACAGCTTGGATATACAAGCAATACACCTGTTTATCATAACAATAAATTCCATGATGTTGTCGCCATTGACAATGATGAGGTATTACTTCTGATGCTGAAAGAGATGTATTCCCAAGAAGGAATACACTGCGACACTTGCACCGATGCTGCGGCACTGATGGAAATGATACGCCAGAAAGAATACAGCCTGTTGCTGACAGACTTGAATATGCCCGATATAAACGGTTTCGAATTGCTGGAACTGTTGCGTTCGTCCAACGTGGGCAATTCACCAACAATCCCGGTGGTTGTGGCAACCGCTTCGGGCAGTTGTAACAAAGGGGAACTATTGGCAAAAGGCTTTGCCGGATGCCTGTTCAAACCGTTCTCCATATCGGAACTGATGGAGGTTTCCGACAGGTGTGCCATAAAAGCGACACCGGACGGGAAACCGGACTTTTCCGCCTTATTGTCCTATGGCAATGAAGCCGTCATGCTGGAAAAGTTGATAACTGAAACAGAAAAGGAAATGCAGGCGGTACGGGATGCAGCAAAAGAAAAAGACCTGCAAAAGCTGGATTCCCTGATCCACCACCTGCGCAGTTCGTGGGAGGTGCTCCGTGCCGACCAACCGCTGAATGTACTTTACGGATTGCTTCGTGGCGATGCTCTCCCGGATGGTGAAGCGTTAAGCCATGCCGTGACTGCCGTGCTGGATAAGGGAGTGGAAATAATACGGTTGGCAGAAGAGGAAAGGAGAAAATACGAAGATGAATAA